Proteins co-encoded in one Plasmodium sp. gorilla clade G2 genome assembly, chromosome: 9 genomic window:
- a CDS encoding Hypotetical protein yields the protein MLFLSFKIFIFVLVLNIILGSNKNNNVINIFEKIKNKKQFHIRINKSLAEYIKNESRNYESIEFDLLYEELVEQKLKNYQRLMDLRKKEKNYEKRKRRDKKFQDKVVRNKLKAYYVLIGDYNKYYEISDSFNLFERKNKIKDKLYEMNDLFNLSERKHKIKNKLYKNIFKGTSFWKNLGLFLEFLGICAAESMIFVIFNSLVLILKITSDTMFSCLTSVIVPLGIYGVSILLIIITVIVVVLLVVWLWPKEEKNLINKMTEPI from the exons ATgttatttctttcttttaagatatttatatttgttctagtattaaatataatattaggtTCCAATAAG aataataatgttataaatatatttgaaaaaattaaaaacaagAAACAATTTCATATAAGGATTAATAAATCATTAgctgaatatattaaaaatgaaagcAGAAATTATGAGTCAATAGAatttgatttattatatgaagaattggtagaacaaaaattaaaaaactaTCAAAGATTAATGGATCTTAGGAAGAAGGAAaagaattatgaaaaaagaaaacgaaGAGATAAAAAGTTTCAAGATAAAGTTGTGAGGAATAAATTAAAAGCGTATTATGTATTAATTggtgattataataaatactaTGAAATCAGTGATTCctttaatttatttgaaagaaaaaacaaaataaaagataaattatatgaaatgaacgatttatttaatttgagTGAAAGAAagcataaaataaaaaacaaattatacaaaaatatatttaaaggaACAAGTTTCTGGAAAAATCTTGGGCTTTTTTTAGAATTCTTAGGTATATGTGCAGCGGAAAGTAtgatttttgttatttttaattctttagttttaattttaaaaattacgAGTGATACAATGTTTTCCTGCTTAACATCTGTGATAGTACCTCTTGGTATTTATGGCGTCTCAATTTTgttaataattattacagTTATAGTAGTTGTATTACTTGTTGTTTGGTTGTGGCCcaaggaagaaaaaaatcttataaataaaatgacagagcctatttaa